CACGACTAGCTCAATCGTTCTGCCTAGCTTCCTGGTAGCCAAGCTATACTAATGCTCATCATGAGTATTATTGCACCGCCGCTCGACCAGGTGGATTTCGAACGACATATTCGGCAAGCCGTCGACGATCATCACGCCATCATTTTGGCACACAACTACCAGCCGCCTTGGATCAAACGGGTTGCCGATGTAACTGGAGATTCTCTCTACCTGTCTCAGCAGGCTCGCGACACCGACGCCTCAACGATCGTCTTTTGTGGAGTCCGCTTCATGGCCGAGACGGCAAAGATGCTCTCCCCTCACAAGCGAGTCATCCTCCCAGCCGACGACGCTGAATGCTCCCTTGCAGACTCGATTACCGCAGCCGATCTGGCTGCTTGGAAGTCGACGTACCCTGAAGCCATCGTGGTCGCCTACGTCAACACCTCGGCAGCCGTAAAGGCGCTTTCCGACGTCTGTTGCACCTCGTCAAACGCTGTCGAAGTCGTACGCTCCATCCCCGAGGACCGTGAGATTCTCTTTTTGCCCGATCAATTCCTTGGAGCGTACGTCCAACGCATGACGAAGCACCCCAACATGCACCTCTGGATGGGCGAATGTCACGTCCATGCCGACATCTCACCCGATCGACTCCGCGCCAAGATGGCCGAGCACCCCGAGGCGAGTATGATGGTGCATCCTGAGTGCGGTTGTACTACCTCGACCCTGTACGAACTCGCTGATGGGGACCGAATCCATGGACGCCAACGCGTACAGTTTCTCTCCACCAACCAGATGATCGCAAAGGCACGGGAGACGACCGAGGACCACGTGCTCGTCGCCACTGAGATCGGGATACTCTCTGACCTTCGGGCAGCGAACCCAGCGGTGCACTTCGAGGCGGTCAATGACCAGGCTGAGTGCCCGTACATGAACCGGATTACGCCCGCACGACTCCTTGAATCGTTCGGTGGTGCCAACGACGAAATCATGCTCGATGACGAGACCATCGCAAGGGCTCGCTTAGCCGTTGAACGGATGGTCGATCCCGCCTTGAGAACCTGGGCACGGCCGTGACCACGATGCAGATCGACGACGATGCAGCCTTCGACGTGGTCATCGTCGGTGCTGGCATTGCTGCGCTCACCGTCGCACTGTCGTTGCCAACCACAACACGCATTGTGATTGTCAGCCAGAGCTATACCAGCACCTCCAGTCACTGGGCAAAGGGTGGTGTTGCCGCGGCATCGGATGGATCAGCCGACATTCTTGCCCACGCCGACGACACCATCGCCGCCGGAGCAGGCCTCAACGCCCCCGCCCAGGTCCGTCGTCTGGTCAGCGAGGCACCAGAGGCGATCGCCTTTTTGATCAGCCAGGGTGTTGAGTTCGAGCCAACACTCGAGCGCGAGGCAGGACATCAGAGCCCACGAATTCGCCACGCCAATGGCGACGCGACCGGTCTTGCCATCATGGAGGTACTTGGGCCCCGGTGCGCTAGCGCACCCAACATCACGCTGGCGACCGGTCGGCTAATCGAAATTCTGGTCGACGATGCCGGGGTCTGTGGCATCATCGCTGAACGCCAAGGAAAGGGGTGGTCGGTGCGTGCGCCAAGGGTGGTGCTCGCTACTGGTGGATCCACCGGTCTGTGGCGAGATCACACCTCGCCCGACACAAATATCGGTACGGGCATCATCGCCGCATACCGGGCTGGCGCAATGCTTGCGGACCTGGAGTTCACGCAGTTCCACCCGACAGCCATTGCCCTGTCGGGCTCTCCGCTTGCGCTCGCAACCGAGGCCCTACGAGGAGCAGGTGCCTTCATCGTCGACGAGGACGGCAAACGCTTTCTCTTCGAGACTGATCCAGCTGGTGAGTTGGCAACACGTGATCGGGTTGCCCTGGCCATGCATCGCCACTGCGGACCGAGTTATCTTGACGTGAGACCAATCGGTGCGCGTGAGGTCGCGGCGCGCTTTCCGACCTTTCTGGCCAACTGTCGGCGTTATGGGCATGATCCGTTTGTCAACGGTCCCGTTCCCATACGACCGGCTGCGCACTATAGCATGGGCGGGATCGTCGCTGGTGCCGACGGCGAGACTAGCGTCGACGGTCTCTATGCCGTTGGTGAATGCGCGAACAGTGGCGTTCACGGAGCCAACCGTCTTGCGTCCAACTCACTGCTCGAAGGCCTGGTATTCGCCCGGCGCATCGCCACCTCTCTCGCCGAGAGTCCGCGACATCTGCGCTCATCACACCCCCATGAAAGCCTCGATCTGCCATCACGTGCTCCCAAGCGCTCCGAGCTTTGCGCACTTGTAGATGCCGGCTTAGGCATCGAGCGAGACCGCGCGACACTCATGGCTGCCCGCGCAGACCTCACAACCCTCCCTACCATCCCCATGGATCCCTGGGATGCCCATGCCCTAACCGGTGTCACGGCGTTGGTCGAGCTCATGTTCACCGCCGCCATCTTGCGGGAGGGAAGCGTTGGCGCACATACCCGATCAGACGCCAGCAACGAAGACCCAAAGTATCGCATCGAATTTGTTGGCGCCCAAGTTCCTCGACGAGTAGGACGGCCCCAATGACACTGCTTGATGTCATCAATCACGCCCTTGACGAAGACCTTATCCAACCACAGCTTGACCCGATGTCAGCTTCGACTGAACCACCGGCGCATCGCGCATCCTCCACCCATGGCTCGATCCAAAGCGACGACTCACGCCCAATCGACCTCACTGGCTCCTTGCTCGAAGACCACGATGTGGAACTCGCGCTCGTCGCACGGGCGCCTGGCGTCTTCGTTGGTCAGCAAGTCGTCCCCTTGGTGTTGGCACTGACCGCACAACGTCTCGGTTATGAGGTGCCAAACTATGAAGCCCTCCTCGGCGATGGTGACCCGCTCGAGGCGACAACGAAGATCGCCACGATAAGCGGTAGCTTGCGAACCATCCTGGCTGCAGAGCGCACACTACTGAACCTGACGTGTCATCTCTCAGGCGTGGCAACGTTGACCCGCACCTACGTAACAAAGGTCGCTCACACCTCAGCCAAAATACGCGATACCCGCAAAACTACCCCCGGCCTGCGCCTCGAGGAGAAACACGCGGTGCGCTGTGGCGGCGGCGTCAACCATCGCCTCGGGCTCTGGGATGCCTTTTTGATCAAAGATAACCACCTTGCCTACGGGTCGCTCGCCGACCTGGTCACACGAGCACGACTCCATCAGCCAGCGCGGCCGATCGAGGTAGAGGTCGACGATCTCGACCAACTCGACCAAGCAGTGGAACTGGGTCTAGATCTCATCTTGTTGGATAACATGGATGTCGACACAATCAGCGAGGCGGTCAAACGCGTGCGAAGCCGCTGTCGACTCGAGGTCTCGGGCGGAGTGAGCCTTGACAATGTGGTCCCAATCGCAGAGACGGGCATCGATTACATCGCAATCGGTGCACTCACCCACTCAGCACCGATTCTCGACCTTGGACTCGATGACCGCTAAGGCGCGCCCGCCCACATGAGGTCGTGATCGCACCCAATCATATGATCGCGGTCGAGCCTGGCTCCATCAGGGCCTCTGCCCCATTACCACATGTGCCCCATCACCAATCGTGCGCCCTGGCTCGTCAGATGTTGGTCGAGAGTTCTCGTTGGAGCCGTCCGAATCGCGTTCGTCTTTGTGAAACGTAGTGTCCATCATCGTGTAGTCGTCACCTTGTTGCGTCGACCCAGTCTCAGCGGCCTGGATGTCTCCAGGTTCGATATCTCCCGCCTCGATATCATGGTCGGCCTCGTCTGGACGCCCACCCACCAATCGAGGTGCGACCAGGATAGGAGCCGGAACTGGCTGCAGGAGCGCCAGCATGATAGCATCCGATGGACGAGCGCTAAAAAGCTTGATATGCCCGTCTCGACTTGACACCGCCAAGATCGCGTGGACGTTGCCCTCAACGACATCGTCGAGTGCGACGTAGCTCACGCCCTGCCCGTGGGCAGCGAGGATATCTTGCATCAATTCGGTCGTCATCGGCCGCGGTGCACGCTCCTTCGCTAGGATCAGCGCAAGTTGGCGCGCCTGTTCAATAGAGATCGGTATGTCGAACTCGACCAAGGACGTGTCGTCAGGCAACAGCGTGATACGGGCAAATGGCTCCGGAAGGTCAACGCCGACCCGAATAAGTCGACAGGGTACAAAACCGGCGAGGTTGAAGTTCTCAGGATCGACTACGGGCACGCTGGGCCCCAATGTTGAGTGCCAGGCCGACCATCGCCAAGAAGGCCAACATGGCCGACCCCCCGTAGCTGATAAGCGGCAGCGGAATACCGGTAATCGGCATGATACCGATGGTCATGCCGACGTTCTGAAAGATCGAGTAGCCAATCCACGCCACGGCCCCGGCAACGATCAGTGTTCCGGTGATGTCTTTTGCCCAGCGCATTGCGCTCCAAAGTCGCCATATCAGTATCGCATATCCGGCCAGTAAGGCCGCTGATCCAACAAAACCAAGTTGCTCTCCAATTGCCGTAAAAATGAAGTCAGTCTGCTGCTCGGGAACGAACGCCAGTGTCGTCTGCGATCCCTTGAAAAGTCCAACTCCAAAGATATGTCCGGAGCCGATAGCGATCTTGGATTGAGCCAGGTTGTAGCCAAAACTTGAAGTGTCAGCCTTCGGATTGAGAAATGACAGCAACCTATGGAGCTGATAGCTTTTGAGAAAGCCAACGTGAAGCACCGTGACAACTCCAAGAACCCCGACGACGAGCAAGGCCAACAGGTATCGTGCCGGCACGCCGGCCATGACCAGCAGCAACGCCGTAATGATGCCGATCACGATCCCGGTACCGAGATCCGGTTGCTTGATCACCAACACCATTGGGATACCACCCATCAGGAGAATGGTGATAACCCCTCGCAGATCGATGGGATCCTCTCGATTCGCCACGTATGCAGCGATGCCGAAAATTACACCGATCGGCGCAAATTCCGATGGCTGCACTTGGACAGGACCGAGCTGGAACCATCGCTGCGATCCGAGCTGTGAAGACCCAACCGGAGTCAATACGGCCAGCAATCCAAGAAGGCTCGCACCATAGATGAAATAGGCGAAGTGAGCGATCCGCTGGTAGTCCACAAGCGCTAGCACCACCATAGCCACGGCTCCGAGGAGGAAATAGATGGCCTGACGCTCGAAATAGTAGTTTCCAGAGATTCCTGCGTGGATCAGCTGTTCTTTGGTGGCAGAGTAGACCATCAATACGCCAAAAGCACCAATGCCCAGCGCCACGACAGCGAGCAGAAGATCGACCTTGAAGAGCCGCTGCACCAGGCTCGTCCTGCGACGAACGGCCATCTGGGTCATGACAGTCCCAGGATCCTCTCAAGCGTCGAGCGCGCCATCGCGCTTTGACCGGCCTCAGCCTGGAAGCGAACAAGTGCGGTGGCAATCCAGTCGGAGAGCTTCAAATTCTCTGATCGAATGCGTACGCCACCAACGACGTGGTCGACCCTGCTGGCCACCACCTTGCCGTTTTTGTCACGTTCAAGGCTAAAACGCTCTGATCCAACATCGAAATAGTCGGTGCGCTGTTTGCGCTTGGCTTCTGTGTGCACCCGATCCCCAAACAGCTCGAGCACGCGCTCCAGACCTACCGTCTCAAGGGCTTGTGCCTCTGCAGCCAGCTTGAACAAGTCTGAGGAATCAACCAGACCATCGGCATCCGCGCCAAAGGCGCCACCTGATTCTTGACCATTGTCTGCTACCATGATAGCTATAGAGTAGTAGCTCTAGCTGGTATCACTTTAGGGTTAAGGAGATCCTTTCATGAGCATGTTCAAACGCGTCTCTCAGGTCTTCCAACAGAAGTCGAACGCGCTTCTTGACAAGGTTGAGGATCCAACACAGGCCATCGACCTCAGTTATGAAAAGATGCAGGAGAATCTTCAGCAGGTTCGTCGCTCGATCGCCGACGTCCTCACCTCACAAAAACGTCTCGAAGCCCAACGTGCGCAACTCCAAGCGCAATACGACAAATTGCAGGGCCAAGCCCGCCAGGCGCTGCAGCAAGGACAGGAGGACGTCGCAAAGATGGCGCTCCAGCGAGCGACCGCGATCCAACCCCAAATCGACTCTCTAAACCCCCAGATTGCACAACTCGCCCAACAAGAGAGCGCACTCGAAGAGACCGGGCGCACGCTGAACTCAAAGATTGAGGCGTTCCGTGCCCAGCGCGACACCATGAAGGCCCAATATACCGCCGCCAAAGCATCCTCCTCCGCGCTTGAGAACCTGACTGGCCTCTCCGATCAAATGACCGATGTCAACATGATGATGGACCGAGCCCAAGATAAGATCACCCAGATGCAGTCTCGTGCTGCAGCCGTCGGCGAACTCGCCAACTCGGGTGTTCTTGATTCACCATCACTTGGAGGTCATGGCGATGACATCGAGGCAGCCTTGGCGCAGAAGTCCTCGGCCAGCGACGTAGATCTCCAGCTTGCCGCCATGAAGGCGGAGCTTGGAGGCGGAGCTGCCCCCGCAGCGAGCATCGCTGCCCCGTCGACGCCGGCTACTCCTGCCGACGATGACGCCACAAAACAAATTCAAGCAGGTTCGACCGACGCATCACCATCCGATGGTGCCGCCCAGCCACCAGTGGTATCCGGAGCCAATACTTTCGTTGTTCGTGTGCTTGGACAGAATCGTTTTCGAATCGCGAACTCGATTCGACCAGCGCTTGACGGCCTCGACGCCGCCCTTGAGATGGCCGTGGACAAAAACGATTCCGACTCCTTCGCACAACTGGTCAAGCAACTCGGACTGTTGGTTGCAAGTAACGGAACGGCACTTGATGAGACCGACACCACCAAGGCGGACCTCGTACTCCCTAGTCCTGACATGACGCTCGAAGAAGCGAAGAAGCTCTTCTTCGACACGCCGACAGCATCAGTTCCCGATGAGGATGCTCAAACAACACCAGCCAGTGGGAGCTGAGCAGCTCCATACTGTCGCGACCAAATTGGTCTGATCGACAAGCTGCTAATAGCTGTAGTTCGATCGTTGTTGGGTTCGATCGTTGTTGGGTTCGATCGTTGTTGCCTTGTCTGTCGATCACAAGCGTTATTGACGCCATGCTTTCGTCTGCCTCGATGCCTGGGATGAGCCCGAGCTCCAGCGCAAAGAGTTATCCTCACCCGCCCACAAATCATGTGCACCAATACGTCGCAAACCACCCAGTTCGGCAAGTTCACAAGTTTGGAATTGAAGTCTAACCAGCGGCCCATCAATCGGGTGGTCTCTTGCTATCGTTACCTCGCGTTGACTTGCGTCGATCGCGCGATTCTTGACATCTTGGCCGAAGTTCCCCCACCATGACAACCAATATCGGGCCCCACCAGGGGGTTTGTAAGTAGAGCCCTGCCTACAGGTAGCCGAGAGTCGGAGAGACTCCAAGAAGCTCAAAGGCACGTTGTTGTAAGGGGGTGGGTTTGGTGATCATGACAAACGAGTCAAGATCGGTGTCTCTGGGTTGGATCCGGTTGGCTGTGACGGTTGCCAGATCCTCCATGAGGGTAGCAAAGCTGTGTACTGGCATGTGATCGGCGCTCACCTTGGTGCTCGCCTTTGCCTTAGCACTCGTTGATCGCATCGCCGGTGCAACGGGTGAGTCCCTAAGGGCTTTGGCACCGGCTGGATCATCGTCTTTGAATAACATCGGAGCCAAGGTGTGTGCCATCGCAAAACTCACGTAGTAGCTGAGCATCCGTAAGAACACATGCACCCTCACTCGTGTCTCGGTGCGGTGACGGATTGGCCGGATATCGAGGTCGGTGTTACAGCCACGAAAGACGCGTTCGACGTTTGACAAGGACTTATACGACAAGACGACCTCTTCGGTCCCCAGTACCTTGGACTCCACGCTGGTACGAAGCACAGAGACACCGTCCAAGATGGTCTCAGCTGCGATCTTTGCCTCATCACGTCGGTAGGTGAAGGTCTCATCGGTGATCTCGATAATGAAGTGCTTGGCCATCTTGTAGCGGTCAATGACGTTGCCGACCTTCATCGCTATCTTGTCCTTACCCCGGAGTGGTCGACGTTCGCGATTCAAAGAGGCGACGATCTTGTCGAGCTCTGTTTCGGTAGCCGCCAAGAGGGATTGGCGCGTCTTGGTACGCTCCTTGGCTACGTGTGGGTTCAAACACGCAACGAGGCGTTCACCCGGATCGTCAGGGTGCGTGACCTCGACGAGATCCCTCTCGTCAAAGAGGGAGAGCTCTATCGCCTCGTCTCGTATCAGGGCTCGAATCTGTGGAGCACGTCGTGCGGTGATGAAGTCGAGCTGTTTGGGGGTGACGTCTTCTCGTAGACGTGCTTGGGTCAAGAGTCCTCGATCTTAAACGAGCACTACGTTGGCAAGTCCAAAGCGACCCTTTAGCTTTTCGACCTGTTGGGCGATCGTCGTTGGCTCACCGGTGTTGCCGGCAAAGACCAAAATGGCGATTGGAACCCCCTCTTTGGTGGCCAAGAGCCCATAGACGATCTG
This window of the Ferrimicrobium sp. genome carries:
- the nadA gene encoding quinolinate synthase NadA translates to MSIIAPPLDQVDFERHIRQAVDDHHAIILAHNYQPPWIKRVADVTGDSLYLSQQARDTDASTIVFCGVRFMAETAKMLSPHKRVILPADDAECSLADSITAADLAAWKSTYPEAIVVAYVNTSAAVKALSDVCCTSSNAVEVVRSIPEDREILFLPDQFLGAYVQRMTKHPNMHLWMGECHVHADISPDRLRAKMAEHPEASMMVHPECGCTTSTLYELADGDRIHGRQRVQFLSTNQMIAKARETTEDHVLVATEIGILSDLRAANPAVHFEAVNDQAECPYMNRITPARLLESFGGANDEIMLDDETIARARLAVERMVDPALRTWARP
- a CDS encoding FAD-binding protein — translated: MQIDDDAAFDVVIVGAGIAALTVALSLPTTTRIVIVSQSYTSTSSHWAKGGVAAASDGSADILAHADDTIAAGAGLNAPAQVRRLVSEAPEAIAFLISQGVEFEPTLEREAGHQSPRIRHANGDATGLAIMEVLGPRCASAPNITLATGRLIEILVDDAGVCGIIAERQGKGWSVRAPRVVLATGGSTGLWRDHTSPDTNIGTGIIAAYRAGAMLADLEFTQFHPTAIALSGSPLALATEALRGAGAFIVDEDGKRFLFETDPAGELATRDRVALAMHRHCGPSYLDVRPIGAREVAARFPTFLANCRRYGHDPFVNGPVPIRPAAHYSMGGIVAGADGETSVDGLYAVGECANSGVHGANRLASNSLLEGLVFARRIATSLAESPRHLRSSHPHESLDLPSRAPKRSELCALVDAGLGIERDRATLMAARADLTTLPTIPMDPWDAHALTGVTALVELMFTAAILREGSVGAHTRSDASNEDPKYRIEFVGAQVPRRVGRPQ
- the nadC gene encoding carboxylating nicotinate-nucleotide diphosphorylase; amino-acid sequence: MTLLDVINHALDEDLIQPQLDPMSASTEPPAHRASSTHGSIQSDDSRPIDLTGSLLEDHDVELALVARAPGVFVGQQVVPLVLALTAQRLGYEVPNYEALLGDGDPLEATTKIATISGSLRTILAAERTLLNLTCHLSGVATLTRTYVTKVAHTSAKIRDTRKTTPGLRLEEKHAVRCGGGVNHRLGLWDAFLIKDNHLAYGSLADLVTRARLHQPARPIEVEVDDLDQLDQAVELGLDLILLDNMDVDTISEAVKRVRSRCRLEVSGGVSLDNVVPIAETGIDYIAIGALTHSAPILDLGLDDR
- a CDS encoding bifunctional nuclease family protein; the protein is MPVVDPENFNLAGFVPCRLIRVGVDLPEPFARITLLPDDTSLVEFDIPISIEQARQLALILAKERAPRPMTTELMQDILAAHGQGVSYVALDDVVEGNVHAILAVSSRDGHIKLFSARPSDAIMLALLQPVPAPILVAPRLVGGRPDEADHDIEAGDIEPGDIQAAETGSTQQGDDYTMMDTTFHKDERDSDGSNENSRPTSDEPGRTIGDGAHVVMGQRP
- the rodA gene encoding rod shape-determining protein RodA translates to MTQMAVRRRTSLVQRLFKVDLLLAVVALGIGAFGVLMVYSATKEQLIHAGISGNYYFERQAIYFLLGAVAMVVLALVDYQRIAHFAYFIYGASLLGLLAVLTPVGSSQLGSQRWFQLGPVQVQPSEFAPIGVIFGIAAYVANREDPIDLRGVITILLMGGIPMVLVIKQPDLGTGIVIGIITALLLVMAGVPARYLLALLVVGVLGVVTVLHVGFLKSYQLHRLLSFLNPKADTSSFGYNLAQSKIAIGSGHIFGVGLFKGSQTTLAFVPEQQTDFIFTAIGEQLGFVGSAALLAGYAILIWRLWSAMRWAKDITGTLIVAGAVAWIGYSIFQNVGMTIGIMPITGIPLPLISYGGSAMLAFLAMVGLALNIGAQRARSRS
- a CDS encoding PspA/IM30 family protein, whose product is MSMFKRVSQVFQQKSNALLDKVEDPTQAIDLSYEKMQENLQQVRRSIADVLTSQKRLEAQRAQLQAQYDKLQGQARQALQQGQEDVAKMALQRATAIQPQIDSLNPQIAQLAQQESALEETGRTLNSKIEAFRAQRDTMKAQYTAAKASSSALENLTGLSDQMTDVNMMMDRAQDKITQMQSRAAAVGELANSGVLDSPSLGGHGDDIEAALAQKSSASDVDLQLAAMKAELGGGAAPAASIAAPSTPATPADDDATKQIQAGSTDASPSDGAAQPPVVSGANTFVVRVLGQNRFRIANSIRPALDGLDAALEMAVDKNDSDSFAQLVKQLGLLVASNGTALDETDTTKADLVLPSPDMTLEEAKKLFFDTPTASVPDEDAQTTPASGS